In Juglans microcarpa x Juglans regia isolate MS1-56 chromosome 8D, Jm3101_v1.0, whole genome shotgun sequence, the following are encoded in one genomic region:
- the LOC121242819 gene encoding uncharacterized protein LOC121242819 yields the protein MEGLDINVMQVWTSVKMWLKKMVNELKVQRQLNKEDLDVLNDLNLELPRIINLKCRLVKWSKPPSGWVKLNCDGSCRNNPRSSGGGGILQDMDGQGNALFGIYETIGMSLVTNCKEWILVSFINSVKGTKRPTS from the exons ATGGAGGGGCTGGACATAAATGTGATGCAAGTGTGGACCTCTGTTAAAATGTGGCTCAAAAAGATGGTGAATGAGTTGAAAGTGCAACGACAACTCAATAAAGAGGATCTTGATGTGCTCAATGATTTAAATTTGGAGCTGCCGAGAATTATTAACCTGAAATGTAGGCTCGTTAAATGGTCAAAGCCTCCATCGGGATGGGTTAAGCTCAATTGCGATGGGAGTTGTCGGAATAATCCAAGGTCTTCGGGAGGTGGGGGCATCTTGCAGGATATGGATG GTCAGGGAAATGCACTCTTTGGTATTTATGAGACTATTGGAATGAGCTTAGTCACGAATTGCAAGGAATGGATACTCGTGTCGTTCATTAATTCCGTGAAGGGAACCAAGCGGCCGACTTCTTAG